The Desulfohalovibrio reitneri genome contains a region encoding:
- a CDS encoding dihydroorotase produces the protein MSAPHLVIRRADWFGREKDLLMADGRVLELADHDPARSFGDAEVVEAHGAVLLPSLVDAHVHLREPGFEYKEDIASGLKAAARGGFGRVMAMANTSPVNDNADVTEAMLDTARRAHPDGPFLHPVGALTRGLKGEELSPMADMAQAGCIAFSNDGLPMASAAFFRKAVEYAATFNRPVIDHCENPTMNPGCGVNEGEVSSRLGLRAQPWVAEAEQVARDCLLAEFLGLPIHLAHVSCRASVDCIRTAKARGAPVTAETCPHYLTLTESSVEGYNTLAKVNPPLRTDEDVAALKAALADGTIDILATDHAPHADHEKETEFEAAPCGISGLETAMSLTWPLVESGLIDRERFADLWRHRPAELFGLEPVRLEPGDAADCILFDPSAGWTPSPDSLVSKGKNTPFRDTPLKGRVTAHVLGGVRVF, from the coding sequence GTGAGCGCACCCCATCTGGTCATCCGCCGGGCGGACTGGTTCGGCCGGGAGAAAGACCTGCTCATGGCCGACGGCCGCGTTCTGGAGCTGGCCGACCACGACCCCGCCCGCTCCTTCGGCGACGCGGAAGTCGTCGAGGCCCACGGCGCGGTGCTTCTGCCCAGCCTGGTGGACGCCCACGTCCACCTGCGCGAGCCCGGCTTCGAGTACAAGGAGGACATCGCCTCCGGCCTGAAAGCCGCCGCCCGTGGCGGTTTCGGCCGGGTCATGGCCATGGCCAACACCTCCCCGGTGAACGACAACGCCGATGTCACCGAGGCCATGCTGGACACCGCCCGCCGGGCGCATCCAGACGGACCCTTTTTGCATCCGGTGGGCGCGCTGACCCGGGGGCTCAAGGGCGAGGAGCTGTCGCCCATGGCCGACATGGCCCAGGCGGGCTGCATCGCCTTCTCCAACGACGGCCTGCCCATGGCCTCGGCCGCCTTTTTCCGCAAGGCGGTGGAGTACGCCGCCACCTTCAACCGCCCGGTCATCGACCACTGCGAGAACCCCACCATGAACCCCGGCTGCGGGGTCAACGAGGGCGAGGTCTCCTCCCGCCTGGGCCTGCGCGCCCAGCCCTGGGTGGCCGAGGCGGAGCAGGTGGCTCGCGACTGCCTGCTGGCCGAGTTCCTGGGCCTGCCTATCCACCTGGCCCACGTCTCCTGCCGCGCCTCCGTGGACTGCATCCGCACGGCCAAGGCGCGCGGCGCGCCTGTCACCGCCGAGACCTGCCCCCACTACCTGACTCTCACCGAGTCCTCGGTCGAGGGGTACAACACCCTGGCCAAGGTCAACCCGCCTCTGCGCACGGACGAGGACGTGGCCGCGCTCAAGGCCGCCCTGGCCGATGGGACCATCGACATCCTGGCCACGGACCACGCCCCCCACGCCGACCACGAGAAGGAAACCGAGTTCGAGGCCGCGCCCTGCGGCATCTCCGGCCTGGAGACCGCCATGTCCCTGACCTGGCCCCTGGTGGAATCCGGCCTCATCGACCGCGAGCGCTTCGCCGACCTCTGGCGCCACCGCCCGGCCGAACTGTTCGGCCTGGAGCCGGTGCGGCTCGAGCCGGGCGATGCGGCCGACTGCATCCTCTTCGACCCCTCGGCGGGGTGGACACCCTCGCCGGACAGCCTGGTCTCCAAGGGCAAGAACACGCCCTTCCGCGACACCCCCCTCAAGGGCCGCGTCACCGCGCATGTCCTGGGCGGGGTCCGCGTTTTCTAG
- a CDS encoding 30S ribosomal protein S1, with protein MADENNQDFASMQEAFEEAGAADDINVGDRVKGTVIAVDQSSIFVDVGAKVDAVVDREELLDESGEPSVDVGDEVELYVVDASGGVIKLSKALSGQGGVRLLEEAKESGLPVEGKVVGTRKGGFEVKAMGRSAFVPVSQIDDRYVEDPETYVGQTLEFLVDRVEKGGRNVVLTRRPLLEREKAAAQETFVEETKPGEVVSGEVKRIADFGAFVEVAPGVEGLVHISEMGWSRVEDPREVVKEGDKVEVKILDVKPGDKGRLKISLSMKQAQQDPWDTIHQHIQPGDRLSGKVTRLADFGAFVEVAPGLEGLVHVSELSHKRVLKPDEVVSQGDTVTVAVKDVDTERRRLSLSMKDAEGDPWAGVADRYPKGAEVTGTVEKKETFGVFVELEPGITALLPNSLIAPEKKDEVAKLTPGDELTAAIEAVKPDERKMTLTLGGKSRQDEPKDWKKHAKAGGQPKQQQGMGLLGEKLQEAMKNKK; from the coding sequence ATGGCCGACGAGAACAATCAAGATTTCGCCTCCATGCAGGAGGCATTCGAGGAAGCCGGGGCCGCCGACGACATCAACGTGGGCGACCGGGTCAAGGGAACCGTCATCGCGGTGGACCAGAGCTCCATCTTTGTGGACGTGGGCGCCAAGGTGGACGCCGTGGTGGACCGCGAGGAGCTGCTGGACGAGTCCGGCGAGCCCTCGGTGGACGTGGGCGACGAGGTGGAGCTCTACGTGGTGGACGCCTCGGGCGGCGTTATCAAGCTGTCCAAGGCCCTCTCCGGGCAGGGCGGCGTGCGCCTGCTGGAGGAAGCCAAGGAGAGCGGCCTGCCCGTGGAGGGCAAGGTCGTGGGCACCCGCAAGGGCGGCTTCGAGGTCAAGGCCATGGGCCGCTCCGCCTTCGTGCCCGTGAGCCAGATCGACGACCGCTACGTGGAGGACCCGGAAACCTACGTCGGCCAGACGCTGGAGTTTTTGGTGGACCGCGTGGAAAAGGGCGGCCGCAACGTCGTCCTCACCCGCCGCCCCCTGCTGGAGCGTGAAAAGGCCGCCGCCCAGGAGACGTTCGTCGAGGAAACCAAGCCCGGCGAGGTGGTCTCCGGCGAGGTCAAGCGCATCGCCGACTTCGGCGCCTTCGTTGAGGTCGCCCCAGGCGTGGAGGGGCTGGTGCACATCTCGGAGATGGGCTGGTCCCGCGTGGAGGACCCCCGCGAGGTGGTCAAGGAGGGCGACAAGGTCGAGGTCAAGATCCTCGACGTCAAACCCGGCGACAAGGGCCGCCTGAAGATTTCCCTGTCCATGAAGCAGGCCCAGCAAGACCCTTGGGACACCATCCACCAGCACATCCAGCCCGGCGACCGGCTCTCGGGCAAAGTCACCCGGCTGGCGGATTTCGGCGCCTTCGTGGAGGTCGCCCCCGGACTGGAGGGGCTGGTCCACGTCTCGGAGCTCTCCCACAAGCGCGTGCTCAAGCCGGACGAGGTGGTCTCGCAGGGCGACACCGTGACCGTGGCGGTCAAAGACGTGGACACCGAGCGCCGCCGCCTCTCCCTGTCCATGAAGGACGCCGAGGGCGACCCCTGGGCCGGTGTCGCCGACCGCTACCCCAAGGGCGCGGAGGTCACCGGCACGGTGGAGAAGAAGGAAACCTTCGGCGTCTTTGTGGAGCTGGAGCCGGGCATCACCGCCCTGCTGCCCAACTCCCTCATCGCCCCGGAGAAGAAGGACGAAGTGGCCAAGCTGACCCCGGGCGACGAACTCACCGCGGCCATAGAGGCGGTCAAGCCCGACGAGCGCAAAATGACCCTTACCCTGGGCGGCAAGTCCCGCCAGGACGAGCCCAAGGACTGGAAAAAGCACGCCAAGGCGGGCGGCCAGCCCAAGCAGCAGCAGGGCATGGGCCTGCTCGGCGAGAAACTCCAGGAAGCAATGAAGAACAAGAAGTAG
- a CDS encoding ion channel: MGLCKAILFLYLASGIIVVMARASEPLSRILPPHWVFSVGLVAAFLFFLSVGLAKKKPPCFREGRIGELVGILFGRLPHWLLSGVRRIVDGGLGILHPHRGEESPRGSLLWSLSVMSGASLLSIPVLFALDQPRGAWWTYQAFLLSLGLFFTIILNYYNLAISRFLRKSRESPLREVYQDEKDKIPSKKFERYITFFRGLVVMALAGLASIWAWARFLSGETSRLRFLLEPTLIDGDLDVLATLLLSFIAVLSAGLLVVYFYRIRWEKGEKRIIDSELSGDTDEADNMRDRRQEYRNVQAILYAPMATFVFPLPFLLSYLGEHWTLPFCHPLLTPGTVTRVVILGLFLASTVFMANTNRLNCPPGGTFIKIIGSILVLANVGFTFGLIFHNVDKERARDFYVWEMAKTADGSGEAAAGMLGYAGKRGWLAGERPSGLDEACGCSWSTVRPGEQSREGVRLAFSYYSHPGARRHQLYRYDYGMYQVRQAGIERDPASEVEAAYTMADLADNSGFDVSASRLAKKGVLLGEVVRRYYFAFESEDEPILPSAILRPGGEGRPARVWPVEEGGWEAFHEDLGEVVAGLAGQKSFGFDILGLSNDRSVRPSLRNKGIGNNAQLAEKRARVICSELKEAGYDANIMDVGSSGPTSDGLLRGAEAGFLSANASLTGRKRSGEGVTGYRAGVLRVVSKPLDHFFRFNDRFDTSGINYTQSVTLADALFYSSYTVTTTGYGIVPLAEEIKLYTALENVFELVIISILVAAALSERIKPSCLRKFEVTGVRRRSRQEDAETPR, from the coding sequence ATGGGACTCTGCAAGGCGATACTCTTTCTTTACCTCGCGAGCGGCATCATCGTCGTCATGGCGCGGGCTAGCGAGCCGCTCTCCAGAATCCTGCCGCCGCATTGGGTATTCTCCGTGGGACTCGTGGCGGCCTTTCTCTTCTTCCTGTCGGTCGGGCTTGCCAAGAAAAAGCCGCCCTGTTTCAGGGAAGGCCGGATCGGCGAACTCGTCGGCATACTCTTCGGCCGCCTGCCCCACTGGCTTCTGTCCGGCGTCAGGCGCATCGTGGACGGCGGCCTCGGCATTCTGCACCCCCACCGGGGAGAGGAATCCCCCCGCGGTTCGCTACTGTGGTCCCTGTCCGTCATGTCCGGTGCATCGCTGCTGTCCATCCCCGTCCTTTTCGCCCTGGACCAGCCGCGGGGAGCCTGGTGGACCTACCAAGCCTTCCTGCTTTCCCTGGGCCTCTTCTTCACCATCATCCTCAACTACTACAACCTGGCCATCTCCCGCTTTCTCCGCAAAAGCAGGGAGTCTCCCCTGCGGGAGGTGTACCAGGATGAAAAAGACAAAATCCCATCCAAGAAGTTCGAACGCTACATCACCTTTTTCCGAGGCCTGGTGGTCATGGCCCTGGCTGGGCTCGCCTCCATCTGGGCCTGGGCGCGGTTTCTGAGTGGAGAGACCTCGAGGCTGCGCTTCCTGCTGGAGCCGACCCTCATCGACGGCGACCTGGACGTGCTGGCCACGCTGCTGCTGTCCTTCATCGCCGTGCTCTCGGCCGGACTGCTGGTGGTGTACTTCTACCGGATCCGCTGGGAGAAAGGCGAAAAGCGGATTATCGACAGCGAGCTCTCCGGCGACACCGATGAAGCGGACAACATGCGGGACAGAAGGCAGGAGTACCGCAACGTCCAGGCCATCCTCTACGCGCCCATGGCCACCTTCGTCTTTCCCCTGCCCTTTCTCCTCAGCTACCTGGGCGAGCACTGGACCCTGCCCTTCTGCCACCCCCTGCTCACCCCGGGCACCGTCACCCGGGTGGTCATCCTGGGGCTGTTCCTGGCCTCCACCGTCTTCATGGCCAACACCAACCGCCTCAACTGCCCGCCCGGAGGAACCTTCATCAAGATCATCGGCTCCATCCTGGTGCTGGCCAACGTGGGCTTCACCTTCGGCCTCATTTTTCACAACGTGGACAAGGAACGGGCCAGGGATTTCTACGTTTGGGAAATGGCCAAAACAGCGGACGGGTCCGGGGAGGCCGCGGCGGGCATGCTGGGCTACGCCGGGAAGCGCGGCTGGCTGGCCGGGGAGAGGCCGTCCGGACTGGACGAGGCCTGCGGTTGTTCCTGGAGCACCGTGCGGCCCGGCGAACAGAGTCGGGAGGGAGTGCGGCTGGCCTTCTCCTACTACAGCCACCCCGGCGCCAGGCGGCACCAGCTCTACCGCTACGACTACGGCATGTACCAGGTGCGGCAGGCGGGCATCGAGCGCGACCCGGCTTCAGAAGTGGAGGCCGCCTACACCATGGCCGATCTGGCGGACAACAGCGGCTTCGACGTCTCCGCCTCGCGTCTGGCAAAGAAGGGTGTGCTGCTGGGCGAGGTGGTGCGTCGCTACTATTTCGCCTTCGAGAGCGAGGACGAGCCAATCCTGCCCTCGGCCATCCTGCGGCCAGGGGGAGAGGGCCGCCCCGCGAGGGTGTGGCCCGTGGAGGAAGGCGGTTGGGAGGCCTTCCACGAGGACCTGGGCGAGGTGGTGGCCGGGCTGGCCGGACAGAAGAGCTTCGGCTTCGACATCCTGGGCCTGTCCAATGACCGCTCGGTGCGGCCGAGCCTGCGGAACAAGGGCATTGGAAACAACGCCCAGCTTGCCGAAAAGCGGGCGAGGGTGATCTGTTCCGAACTCAAGGAGGCGGGATACGACGCCAACATCATGGATGTGGGCAGCAGCGGTCCCACAAGCGACGGCCTGCTGCGCGGGGCCGAGGCAGGGTTCCTTTCGGCCAACGCCAGCCTCACCGGCCGGAAGCGCTCCGGGGAGGGGGTGACCGGCTACCGGGCGGGGGTGCTGCGGGTGGTCTCCAAGCCGCTGGACCACTTCTTCCGCTTCAACGACCGCTTCGACACCTCGGGCATCAACTACACCCAGTCCGTGACCCTGGCCGACGCCCTGTTCTACTCCAGCTACACCGTTACCACCACGGGCTACGGCATCGTCCCCCTGGCCGAGGAAATCAAGCTCTACACCGCCCTGGAGAACGTCTTCGAGCTGGTCATCATCTCCATCCTGGTGGCCGCCGCCCTGTCCGAACGCATCAAGCCCAGCTGCCTGCGCAAATTCGAAGTCACCGGCGTCAGGCGCCGCTCGCGACAGGAGGACGCAGAAACGCCCCGGTGA
- a CDS encoding ACT domain-containing protein, with translation MRIRHIPGRYAVCRLDTDAAVPEKPAGASLWSATRTKDELSLVCPEEYAPAGARVEDGFAALMVEGPLDFSLTGVLASLAEPLARAGVSIFCLSTFDTDWLLVPAARLETARDALRGAGFDTV, from the coding sequence ATGCGCATTCGCCACATACCCGGCCGCTACGCTGTCTGCCGCTTGGACACGGACGCGGCCGTGCCCGAGAAACCCGCGGGGGCCTCCCTGTGGTCCGCGACGCGCACGAAGGACGAACTGTCCCTGGTCTGCCCGGAAGAGTACGCCCCGGCCGGAGCGCGCGTGGAGGACGGCTTCGCCGCCTTAATGGTGGAGGGGCCGCTGGACTTTTCCCTGACCGGCGTCCTCGCCTCCCTGGCCGAGCCCCTGGCCCGGGCCGGGGTGTCCATTTTCTGCCTCTCCACCTTCGACACCGACTGGCTGCTGGTTCCGGCGGCCAGGCTGGAGACCGCCCGAGACGCCCTGCGCGGGGCCGGCTTCGATACGGTCTGA
- a CDS encoding mechanosensitive ion channel family protein, which yields MPETTASSLQDFQQLVQEYAEVAVDWLLTQGPRILLVIILLVVALAVTRSVIRRLFDRMSRDRDPEFVKRATTLREISSFAATLTVLLVGIFVVLGLLGIEIGPILAAAGVLGLAISFGAQALVSDVISGFFLLIEDQVRVGDVVQIGDKGGVVEKITLRLIILRDLSGNVHFIRNGQVGVVTNMTKDYSRYVFDIGVAYREDVDEVMEVIKEVDEDMRTNSQYASDILEPIELLGVDRFADSAVIVRARTKTKPIMQWAVAREFNRRLKKAFDEKGIEIPFPHVTLYPGREKDGSAPPLHLRTEGGADAEGGKAGE from the coding sequence GTGCCCGAAACAACAGCCTCATCGTTGCAGGACTTCCAACAGCTTGTGCAGGAGTACGCCGAAGTGGCCGTGGACTGGCTGCTCACCCAGGGACCGCGCATCCTGCTGGTCATCATCCTGCTGGTCGTGGCCCTGGCCGTCACCCGTTCCGTCATCCGCCGCCTGTTCGACCGCATGTCGCGCGACCGCGACCCGGAGTTCGTCAAGCGGGCAACCACCCTGCGCGAGATATCCTCGTTCGCCGCCACCCTTACCGTGCTGCTGGTGGGAATCTTCGTGGTGCTGGGGCTTCTGGGCATCGAGATCGGCCCCATCCTGGCCGCGGCAGGTGTCCTCGGCCTGGCTATCTCCTTCGGCGCGCAGGCCTTGGTTTCGGACGTCATTTCCGGCTTTTTCCTGCTCATCGAGGACCAGGTGCGCGTGGGCGACGTGGTGCAGATAGGCGACAAGGGCGGCGTGGTGGAGAAGATCACCCTCCGCCTGATCATCCTGCGCGACCTCTCCGGCAACGTGCACTTCATCCGCAACGGCCAGGTGGGCGTGGTGACGAACATGACCAAGGACTATTCCCGCTACGTCTTCGACATCGGCGTGGCCTACCGCGAGGACGTGGACGAGGTCATGGAGGTCATCAAGGAGGTGGACGAGGACATGCGGACAAACTCGCAGTACGCCTCGGACATCCTCGAGCCCATCGAGTTGCTGGGCGTGGACCGTTTCGCGGACTCTGCGGTCATCGTGAGGGCCCGCACCAAGACCAAGCCCATCATGCAGTGGGCCGTGGCCCGCGAATTCAACCGCCGCCTGAAGAAGGCCTTCGACGAAAAGGGCATCGAGATCCCCTTCCCCCACGTCACCCTCTACCCCGGGCGGGAGAAGGACGGTTCCGCGCCTCCGCTGCACCTGCGCACGGAAGGCGGGGCAGACGCGGAAGGCGGAAAAGCGGGGGAGTGA